The Littorina saxatilis isolate snail1 linkage group LG1, US_GU_Lsax_2.0, whole genome shotgun sequence nucleotide sequence GTTACAGGTATCAATAATAAAGGGCAAAGTTTGGCTGAGGCTGTAGATGAAGACAGAGTTACTTTCACAGTTCAACAAAGTACTTCTCTCAATTTACATACACCGCACTGGGGTTGGTTTTTGAAAAATCAAAATACATTCAGACCTAGCTGGGAACcactgttttgcactttgagtattctcaaacaaacttgggtgtattttcagaaaaatgagcgtactccacacagcgtttgaacatccatgattaaaacatgcctcacgcgcgtccgtcacaccgttaattaagtttacctatacatttaaaacaaatgtttttttcaatgtttatggtcaaaaactgtaatcatgtgacAAAATACTGGATGGGGTTCGGGATGGGCGTGTGAAGCAAAGTTGTCTGGGAATTTTTGTCATCGTATTTtgttcccactgaccgtactgatcgtattctcgacaatcatgcgtacaaaatacggcgaaatggtatgggttcccaggtctgtacaTTGGTACTGATGCAGAGAAaatatccccctccccccccccccccccccccccccccccccccctctaaaaaaaaaagaagaaaaattgggtTGAACACCCAAAATGCCCCTAGGTGGAAATTCCCATAGCTGAGCCTGTAAAGTGTTCAACAGACAATGTCACACAATTAGTAATCATGTGCCACAAAGTATTTTTGACTTTGACACATTTAGGATTTTAACTACTTTCATTTCAAGAGGCTATTACTTTTTCTTACATTACTTTTCATTAAATTCATGTCAGATACAtcacacaaaaacatataatGCACTTAGTGCTAcacaatttttacatttttcaagATGAGACTCTTGCTTTTGTTTAAGTCAAATAATGACATACTGTCCAAGAAATGCTGCAACTCTGAACAATCGGCTGTAGCTGCCTGTAGTTGCATGATATGTCCAACGATCCAAGGCTGTGAAATTTACACTTTCAACTCAATTAATAAACCATTTTACTTTTCTTAAGATTTCTAATCAACTTCAAAACTAGAAGTAGAAAGAAACACTTTGCGATAATATCTAAGGGAAATAGGTCACAGTGCAGTGTTTGTACATTTGGATACTGTTTCTTTCGTTGATCTTATCTGTAGAAGTCTATACACAATCATAAACATTCATATTCATAACAAACTATCTGCACAATGTTCAACAACGTCTTTCAACAATTTTGAGAGTAGATTTTGAAAAGTACTGAAGAGAAAATGAATAAGAAATCAAAATGTTGCAATTACTCCTGAGTCCTCTTACAGGAGAAAAATCCAGTTTCCTCTGGCTTAATTACCCATTCAATAATATGAGATCAATGAAAATTTGACAAGCACTTGTAAAACTGTGCCGACACCCACAGCTCACATACAAAAATACCTCTCTTCTTGCCATTTCACTTACAGTAAAAATAggcaaacaacaaaatcaatctgTGATCAGGTGGAATACATACATCATGTATTACATGTGTTTTCAAGCCTTGGCTTCCAGCGAGCAAACTCACCTTTTCTCTGCCAAGCACAGGACAGTAATTTAGTAAATATTGATAACTAATTACAAAGAAAATGAATGGAATTGCTTTTACACAAAAAGTGCAACTAGGATCCTACAAGTTGGTATGGGTTCCCTTCTAGCTCCACTCACTGATGCAGCATACATTTCCTCTCTGATTCTTCATTTATTCTAAGCAAAGTAAAACAAAGCACTAAGAACAATCAGGCCGCACCAAATGCCATAATGGGTGATTGATTTTACAGAAAAGCTGAGTTTTATGCTGGAATAGAAAATGAAGTTCAACTGGTTAATCCAGCACAGATGGATCACATTTATAGTTATACAGATGATCTTTGTAGTATTACATCAACAATAAGAAAAATGTCATGAACAGACAAAACCGCAGTGAACTAACGTTTTTAAACTAAAATGAAGTTCAGGCTCAACTGCGTACAAGGGAGGCAACCACCGCTGATACTGATACATTTAAGAGGAACTTAGAAAATGAACAAccagaaaaaaaaatgacataaaATCAAGCTACTGTAGACTGCAGTCTTCAGTACTGGTCTGAAAAAAAGTACCAACAAATGCCATCAAATCAAACTGCTGTAGACTGTAGTCTTCAGTAGTGGTCTGAAAAACGTACACAAACAATATAATATTTTCTGCTCTATGTACAAGCGTTACATAGCCCACCCAGTTTTATGCTTGCGGCAGGAGCACACCCCCTTCAGGACCTCCTCCAAGCGCTCTGAGGGGTTGTGCTGCCAGTCAGTCTCGAGGTAGTGGTCGTTGATTTTGGTCAGCCGCGGCGATCCCACTGATAGGACTGTGTGCAGACACACGATGTTGACGTGCTCAGCCAGAACCAGGGGGCCGTTCCAGGGGTGGCGAGCCACGCGGAACCGCCGCAGCTGGGGCATGCTGAGGGCCTGCAGGTAGAAGCCGCGGCTCTGGGAGATGTCCAGGTATTGCAGCATCTTGTGGGCCATGGTGTAGAGCAGGAGCCCGTGGGCTGAGGGCGTCCACACCTCCAGCAACAGCTTCTGTAGATGGGGCAGCGAACCGAGGAAGCGATCGAGCGAGACCTGGGGCAGGTGTTGGAACACAAAGTATTTCTCCACCACCAGGTTCCTTAAGTTCTTTAGCCGACCCAGGCTGGCGATGCCGGTGTCCGACCAATCAAAAGGCAGGACCAGAGTAGACAGGCGGGGGGCCAAGCTCGTAAACCGGTCAAAGAATTGGATGAACAGCCGCTGGCGAAAGCGATGCTTCTGAACCACCTCCTCACAGCGTGACATCCCGTCTTGTTCGAGCCACAGCGGCTCGCTAGGAGTCTCTTTCCAGTTCAAGTGAGCCACACGCAAGTCCCGACAGGCACATTTTGCCAGAAGCCGCTCCACTATTTGCAGGTACTGAGCCTTGGAGTCGGAGATGTCGAACTTGAACTCCAGGTAGCGCAGGATAGGCCGCAGGCTTTCCAGGAAGTGAGCAAAGAGGAAGACGCGGCGCTGGAAGCAGCAGTAGCACTGGTCGCTCTGGGAGTGGTCTCTGGCGGTGGGCAGGCACGACTGAGGCAGCTCGGAAAAAGACACCCGGTCCCATAGGCAGGGGTTGCGTATAAGTCCCGACCAATCCCGGCACACCCTGGCCACCCGCCCTTTGTCCAGGTAGGGCAGGAAGCTGAAGATTTTGAGCCAGCACTCTGTCGGTAGGAGCAGCAGCGGCAAGCAGTTCCACGTTTTGTCGTCTGCACTGCACCAGCTCATGCGAGACGACTCATCTTCACTGGCAGGGCGCGGCGGAGACACGAGATCTGACACAAGCGGGAAActggtacagtggtacctgtctgGCCCGATGCTGACGCTGCCCGTAGACTGTGAAGACTGGTGGGAGGTGGCTCTCTTCTTGGGTGTGCGTTTCTTGTTTTTGCGTCCCGGTTTGCCCTTGAGTGACCCTGTGCGAGCTGCCCCAGCCCCATCCATGCCGCAGCCCAGTTCCCCTGTGCACTGCAGAAAGAAAGCACGGTATGCACCAAATTTAATTACTGAGAGTTCAAACTGAAATCATGCACAACACAAGCTATAATTTTCATCTAGTATTATCACGATGAAATGTTAAGACCTCTATTATGAAGAACTTGAAACCAACTATAAGTATATAAGGAAATAAGAATAAGTTTCAAAACACGAAGAACAAAAGTGCAGAAGCACAAATCTGACAAAGTCTGGAGATGTCTCTGCTTAAAACTGCAGCTTTGAAACTAGCTTGGTTTGATAAATGAAAAAAGACTGCAACTTGAGTtagcattttgtgtgtgtcaaactTTGAAGGACTCATGTGATCGCTGATTGTAGTTTTGATGGAAACGTGCTGCAAGTAATAATGTCACTACTGAGTGGTTCCACagtactttgtttgtttgtttgtttgcttaacgcccatccgaccacgaagagccatatcagggcggtgctgctttgacatatgacgtgcgccacacacaagacagaagtcgcagcacaggcttcatgtctcacccagtcacattattctgacaccggaccaaccagtcctagcactaaccccataatgccagacgccaggcggagcagccactagatcgccaattttaaagtcttaggtatgacccggccggggttcgaacccacgacctcccgatcacggggcggacgtcttaccactactaggccaaccgtgccggtctccgGAGTACTGGCCGCACCGCAAGCACAAGAGAGTGGCAAGCAAACGTCAACAGTCTTGACACCAAACATCTCATTTTCCAAACCCATATCTGTATAACAAACttgcagaaaaaaaatgaaaagcatGCACGATAGATTTTCCAACTGACCAGTGACGCCATCAAGTAAATGATTATGTTTATTACAGCCGACCCAGAAACAGGCAAGAAAAATGGAGGACGGGGAGGAAAATAAATTGGTTGGAATTCCACATCATTTAGCACACAAACGCCCACGAAACTTGCTTTAATCCACATAACAAGTATAGAGACTTACATACCAAGATATGCACCCCTTACCTTATGTTGTTTGCACGTTCCTTCTTCATGGGACGGCTTATACGCCGAGCCTATCTTGCGGTTTCCACTCTCTTTGTTGTGCTCGCACCTGCAAACCGGAAATTACGTTATCCATCACTGTTTTTCTCGTTCAAGGCCGAACCGCAGACCAAAATATTCTCAACAGTATGAGTGAACACTCGATGCACAAATTATATAGCCCAAAGTAACCCTAACATATTATTAAAACACTTCATTTTTTGGTTTCcttttgacacatttttgttttggaAATGAAAATTACTAACATTTATTTATGAGGGTAAGtttcaacttccggttttacaTTTCCCTTTCGATTACGCGGGAATCACGACTGCGCAGTCCACGTCTTTCTTTGATCaacatttttctttcatttactCAGATTTTATCGTTTTATCATCAGCTGGCCAAAGAGAATGGGCGAAGAAGCGGCATCTTCAGTTAAAGTTGGGAACGATATTGTGGTGGACATCAGGAAAGCGAAAAACGAATTCCCGTTCCCAGCCCGGGAGGGATGTGTTGCGTGCGGACTGGGAACCAAAGTGTATGTGTTTGGGGGCGTCATTCAAGGCGATCACGCAGAACCACAGGAAACTAACGATCTGCTGCTTTTCAATATTGGTGAGAAACTGTGCTGTTTCGGTTTCAGGTTTCATTGTGACTCACTGACTGTGTAACTGTAAGTGTAAGCCTTACTTCAGAACAGACTTAAAAGTAAAGTTCAACATCTTCAGACTCTTGGACTTACTTTTACGTTTACTGTGTAGGTAACTGTTAGATTCAGCAGTGGGCAGAATATACGTTTTTCGGAAAATAACTCTTGTCAGGATTTTCAAGCGTTGTGGGAGAATTGCGCCCCGCTTTTCGCATACAATTTACGGTAATCTTCAACTTAATTAAGCGTGTTAatttcatagctcagaatccagtgacattctttactaaaaaaaatgagggcgtaaaacaacagcaacttATCACTAAGTCAAACACCAGTCA carries:
- the LOC138976662 gene encoding uncharacterized protein — encoded protein: MDGAGAARTGSLKGKPGRKNKKRTPKKRATSHQSSQSTGSVSIGPDRYHCTSFPLVSDLVSPPRPASEDESSRMSWCSADDKTWNCLPLLLLPTECWLKIFSFLPYLDKGRVARVCRDWSGLIRNPCLWDRVSFSELPQSCLPTARDHSQSDQCYCCFQRRVFLFAHFLESLRPILRYLEFKFDISDSKAQYLQIVERLLAKCACRDLRVAHLNWKETPSEPLWLEQDGMSRCEEVVQKHRFRQRLFIQFFDRFTSLAPRLSTLVLPFDWSDTGIASLGRLKNLRNLVVEKYFVFQHLPQVSLDRFLGSLPHLQKLLLEVWTPSAHGLLLYTMAHKMLQYLDISQSRGFYLQALSMPQLRRFRVARHPWNGPLVLAEHVNIVCLHTVLSVGSPRLTKINDHYLETDWQHNPSERLEEVLKGVCSCRKHKTGWAM